From a single Lactococcus allomyrinae genomic region:
- a CDS encoding cell division protein FtsQ/DivIB: MSEKDKNLTPWQEKNLEYRRKKAEEARQEAKKNQPKIARFSSPFLKTVSKKEEAKNEKDISEETENAEGQETILSELENIAQDVESLRRTRPSIFAGSGVLLKKMWIGLAFALLIFFGSVYAVSPLSKIGNFTVSGNQNESAEQIALASKIKTGDSIFQILNTKQNIENTIKSQFPRVSTVKLSYHFPNNFEAQIQEYANSVYVKQSNKTYLVLSNGYIITTPVDSKQVQENKLPTLQNFSNAEVQEFVKAYETLKPDLKALITNVTKTPTSASKDFIALDMSDGNQVRVPLSQLAEKLPYYPSVAKQVKAPQVVDMEAGIYTKPKAAYLADLSKQASAQSSSLAAEKAKKAAENTGTSASSTTTSSQ; encoded by the coding sequence ATGAGTGAAAAAGATAAAAATCTAACACCCTGGCAAGAAAAAAATCTCGAATATCGGAGAAAAAAAGCTGAGGAAGCCAGACAAGAAGCTAAGAAAAATCAGCCTAAAATTGCTCGTTTCTCTTCTCCATTCCTCAAAACAGTCTCAAAAAAAGAAGAAGCTAAGAACGAGAAAGACATTTCAGAAGAAACAGAAAATGCGGAAGGGCAAGAAACAATCCTGAGTGAGCTGGAAAATATTGCTCAAGATGTTGAAAGTTTAAGAAGAACTAGACCATCTATTTTTGCGGGCAGTGGAGTCCTTCTCAAAAAAATGTGGATTGGTTTAGCTTTTGCACTGCTTATTTTCTTTGGCTCTGTTTACGCAGTTTCTCCATTAAGCAAAATCGGAAACTTTACTGTATCTGGAAACCAAAATGAAAGTGCAGAGCAAATCGCTTTGGCTTCTAAAATTAAAACGGGTGATAGTATTTTTCAAATTTTGAACACAAAACAAAATATTGAAAACACAATAAAATCCCAATTTCCACGCGTATCTACTGTAAAGTTGAGCTACCACTTTCCCAATAATTTTGAAGCTCAAATCCAAGAATATGCAAATAGTGTCTATGTCAAACAAAGTAATAAAACCTATCTTGTTTTGAGTAATGGATATATTATCACAACACCAGTTGATTCAAAACAAGTGCAAGAAAACAAGCTTCCCACCCTACAAAATTTTTCAAATGCTGAAGTTCAGGAGTTTGTCAAAGCATATGAGACATTGAAACCTGATTTAAAAGCCCTGATTACCAATGTGACAAAAACTCCAACCAGTGCAAGCAAAGATTTTATTGCTCTTGACATGAGCGATGGCAATCAAGTTCGTGTACCTCTGAGTCAACTCGCTGAAAAGCTCCCCTATTATCCAAGTGTTGCAAAACAAGTCAAGGCACCTCAAGTTGTTGATATGGAAGCAGGAATTTATACAAAACCTAAGGCTGCCTATCTTGCTGATCTAAGCAAGCAAGCAAGTGCTCAATCATCATCACTCGCGGCAGAAAAAGCCAAAAAAGCAGCGGAAAATACAGGAACATCAGCAAGCAGCACTACTACTAGTAGCCAATAA
- the murD gene encoding UDP-N-acetylmuramoyl-L-alanine--D-glutamate ligase, with protein sequence MKKITTFEDKKILVLGLAKSGLAAARLLHDLGAIVTVNDGKPFAENKEAQELLEEGVKVICGSHPLDLLDEDFALMVKNPGIRYDNPMVERAISLNIPVITEVELAYLVSVAPIIGITGTNGKTTTTTLIADILNAGGKAAKLSGNIGFPASGVASKAVSTDNLVMELSSFQLMGIKTFKPQIAVITNLFSAHLDYHGSQEAYEAAKWRIQENMTADDLLILNFNQEKCKALSSLTKATVVPFSTKEKVAGAYVLDGKIYFKDEFIMNVAALALPGEHNVENALAAIAVAKLRAVSNASILSVLTTFSGVKHRLQYLGELDGRKVYNDSKATNILATQKALSGLDNSKLWLLAGGLDRGNGFDTLEPDLIGLKGMVVFGETAPKLQKTAEKLDIPVFHSENVATALEEILPQTEIGDVILLSPACASWDQYKTFEERGDLFIASFEKLK encoded by the coding sequence ATGAAAAAAATCACAACGTTTGAAGATAAAAAAATTTTGGTGCTTGGTTTAGCAAAATCAGGTTTAGCTGCAGCTAGACTTTTACATGATTTAGGCGCGATTGTTACAGTAAACGATGGCAAGCCCTTCGCAGAAAATAAAGAAGCACAGGAATTGCTTGAAGAAGGAGTTAAAGTCATCTGTGGTAGCCATCCATTGGATTTGTTAGATGAAGATTTTGCACTGATGGTAAAAAATCCAGGAATTCGTTATGATAATCCAATGGTTGAGCGGGCAATTTCTCTAAATATTCCTGTCATCACCGAGGTTGAACTGGCTTATTTGGTAAGCGTTGCACCGATTATTGGAATAACTGGGACAAACGGAAAAACAACAACGACAACGCTGATTGCAGATATCTTAAATGCTGGCGGTAAGGCTGCAAAACTATCAGGAAATATTGGTTTTCCTGCCTCAGGAGTAGCATCAAAAGCTGTCAGTACTGACAACCTTGTCATGGAACTTTCAAGTTTCCAATTGATGGGAATCAAGACATTTAAACCCCAAATCGCTGTGATTACCAATCTTTTTTCAGCACATCTGGATTATCATGGCTCACAAGAAGCTTATGAAGCTGCAAAATGGCGAATCCAAGAGAATATGACGGCAGATGATTTATTGATTTTGAATTTTAATCAAGAAAAATGTAAAGCCTTGAGTTCTCTGACAAAGGCAACAGTTGTTCCATTTTCAACAAAAGAAAAAGTAGCAGGAGCTTATGTTCTTGATGGTAAAATCTATTTTAAAGATGAATTTATCATGAATGTTGCAGCACTTGCTCTTCCAGGTGAACATAATGTGGAAAATGCACTTGCTGCAATTGCGGTAGCAAAACTGCGTGCTGTCAGTAATGCTTCCATTCTGTCAGTGCTGACAACATTTTCTGGTGTGAAACATCGTCTTCAATATCTCGGAGAACTTGATGGACGCAAAGTTTATAACGACAGTAAAGCGACAAATATCTTGGCCACTCAGAAAGCACTTTCAGGTTTAGATAATAGCAAACTTTGGCTACTGGCAGGTGGTTTAGATCGTGGAAATGGCTTTGACACACTTGAACCAGATTTGATTGGTTTAAAAGGAATGGTTGTCTTTGGGGAGACTGCACCAAAATTGCAGAAAACTGCGGAAAAATTAGACATTCCAGTCTTTCACAGTGAAAATGTTGCCACAGCACTAGAAGAAATTCTTCCACAAACAGAAATAGGAGATGTCATTCTATTGAGTCCTGCTTGTGCAAGTTGGGACCAATATAAAACTTTTGAAGAGCGAGGCGACTTGTTCATCGCTAGCTTTGAAAAATTGAAATGA
- the murG gene encoding undecaprenyldiphospho-muramoylpentapeptide beta-N-acetylglucosaminyltransferase, with the protein MRIIITGGGTGGHIYPALAFINYLKTVEPDSKILYVGTTRGLENKIVPAAGIDFQTVDVQGFKRSLSLDNFRTIAKFLKSARDAKKLIQEFQPDVVIGTGGYVAGPVLYAAEKLRIPTLIHEQNSIPGITNKFLSKHVTKIAVAFEAAKPFFPAEKTVFTGNPRAQEVADLKHSDVLESEYHLQKGKKTVVIFGGSRGAMTINEAVKQALPQFVEQNYQVIYASGQIYYDEDHECFAPYENSQNIAIRPYISNMLEVLSASDLILCRAGATTIAEITALGLPTIFVPSPNVTADHQTKNAQALVKINAAKMIPDSELTGEVMIEIINEIFKDENNYQQMAENSRKAGVPDASERLYNLVKEIIK; encoded by the coding sequence ATGCGAATTATCATTACAGGCGGCGGAACGGGTGGACATATTTATCCAGCGCTTGCTTTCATTAACTACCTTAAAACAGTTGAGCCGGACTCAAAAATCCTATATGTTGGGACGACGCGTGGACTGGAAAATAAAATTGTTCCAGCAGCAGGCATAGATTTCCAAACGGTAGACGTGCAAGGATTCAAGCGTTCGCTAAGTTTAGATAATTTCAGAACAATTGCGAAATTTCTCAAATCAGCGCGTGATGCTAAAAAATTAATCCAAGAATTTCAGCCAGATGTTGTTATTGGTACAGGTGGATATGTCGCAGGGCCTGTACTCTATGCCGCAGAAAAATTGAGAATCCCGACGCTTATTCACGAGCAAAACTCAATTCCAGGAATCACAAATAAATTTCTAAGTAAGCACGTGACAAAGATTGCGGTTGCATTTGAAGCTGCAAAACCGTTCTTTCCAGCCGAAAAGACAGTTTTCACTGGAAATCCGCGGGCTCAAGAAGTTGCAGATTTGAAACACTCAGATGTTTTAGAAAGTGAATATCATCTACAAAAAGGCAAGAAAACGGTCGTGATTTTTGGTGGTTCACGTGGTGCTATGACGATAAATGAGGCAGTAAAACAAGCCCTACCTCAATTTGTTGAACAAAACTATCAAGTGATTTATGCATCTGGTCAAATTTACTATGATGAAGACCACGAGTGTTTTGCTCCTTATGAAAATAGCCAAAATATAGCAATACGTCCATATATTTCAAATATGCTTGAAGTTCTTTCAGCTTCGGATTTAATTCTTTGCCGTGCTGGAGCGACGACTATTGCGGAAATCACAGCATTAGGTTTACCGACGATTTTTGTACCTAGTCCTAATGTGACTGCAGACCATCAAACCAAGAATGCTCAAGCACTAGTCAAAATAAATGCTGCTAAAATGATTCCAGACAGTGAGTTAACAGGCGAAGTGATGATTGAAATCATCAATGAAATTTTCAAGGACGAGAACAACTACCAGCAAATGGCAGAAAATAGTCGTAAAGCAGGCGTACCAGATGCAAGCGAGCGGCTTTACAATCTTGTGAAAGAAATAATTAAATGA
- a CDS encoding P-II family nitrogen regulator gives MKKIEAIIRGDKLEDLKKALVENGIVHGMTVSQVLGYGQQKGFIEYVRGQKIETTLLSKIKIEIVCVNQEVDEIVAVIATAVQTGEVGDGKIFIQPVERVVRIRTGEEDGEAL, from the coding sequence ATGAAAAAAATAGAAGCAATCATTCGAGGAGATAAGCTAGAAGACTTAAAAAAAGCATTGGTTGAAAATGGAATTGTGCATGGTATGACAGTTTCTCAAGTTCTTGGTTATGGTCAACAAAAAGGTTTTATAGAATATGTCCGTGGGCAAAAAATTGAAACGACATTACTTTCAAAAATAAAAATAGAGATTGTCTGCGTTAATCAAGAAGTGGACGAGATTGTTGCTGTTATTGCCACAGCTGTTCAGACAGGAGAAGTGGGTGATGGAAAAATTTTTATTCAACCTGTTGAGCGTGTCGTTCGTATTCGTACTGGTGAGGAAGATGGAGAGGCTTTGTAA
- a CDS encoding ammonium transporter produces the protein METGSIAFILICSALVLLMTPALAFFYGGLGRRKNVLNNMMMSLAPMALASILWVIAGFSLSFSGGGSFIGDFQHLFMNGVDMAKNSLFPASHIPDGLFSGFQMMFSIITVALITGAVVGRMRFTPLLIFMVVWLLLVYYPLAHMVWGGGFLAQIHAIDFAGGDVVHISSGVTGLVLAIVLGKRRDYERLEYRPHNIPFVVLGAGLLWFGWFGFNAGSALAANGVAINAFMTTNTAAASAMLSWMLLEKLIIGKPSVVGACSGAVVGLVAITPGAGYVSLWSSLIIGFLVSPICFFMISVVKKKFGYDDALDAFGCHGIGGMFGGIMTGIFATPALSPDKDYVGLIYGSGNLLLANLLAVIFTIVFSAVMSLVIIKGITLFMPIRVTDRAEAIGLDDSEHEETAYPTFLGLDS, from the coding sequence ATGGAGACAGGCTCAATTGCTTTTATTTTAATTTGTTCTGCATTGGTTTTATTAATGACACCTGCACTTGCTTTTTTCTATGGAGGGCTGGGACGTCGAAAGAATGTTTTGAATAACATGATGATGTCTTTGGCACCGATGGCACTTGCTTCGATACTTTGGGTGATTGCTGGATTTAGTTTATCTTTTTCTGGTGGTGGTAGTTTTATTGGAGATTTTCAGCATTTATTTATGAATGGTGTGGATATGGCAAAAAATTCGTTATTTCCAGCTAGTCACATTCCTGATGGATTGTTCAGCGGATTTCAAATGATGTTCTCGATTATTACAGTAGCGTTAATTACGGGTGCTGTGGTTGGTAGAATGCGTTTTACTCCGCTATTGATTTTTATGGTTGTTTGGCTGCTTCTAGTTTATTATCCTTTGGCACATATGGTTTGGGGTGGTGGATTTTTGGCTCAGATTCATGCGATTGACTTTGCCGGTGGTGATGTTGTGCATATTTCGAGTGGTGTGACAGGACTTGTATTGGCAATTGTTCTTGGGAAACGGCGTGATTATGAGCGCTTAGAATATCGGCCACACAATATTCCTTTTGTGGTGCTAGGAGCTGGGCTTTTATGGTTTGGATGGTTTGGATTTAATGCAGGATCAGCGCTTGCAGCAAATGGTGTGGCTATTAATGCTTTTATGACAACAAATACGGCGGCAGCAAGTGCGATGTTATCTTGGATGTTGTTGGAAAAACTTATCATTGGTAAACCATCTGTAGTTGGAGCTTGTTCAGGAGCTGTTGTTGGACTAGTTGCGATTACTCCTGGTGCAGGGTATGTTTCGCTTTGGTCGTCTCTTATTATTGGATTTTTAGTGAGTCCTATCTGCTTTTTCATGATTAGTGTTGTAAAGAAAAAGTTTGGTTATGATGATGCTTTGGATGCTTTTGGATGTCATGGAATTGGTGGGATGTTTGGTGGAATTATGACAGGAATTTTTGCCACACCTGCGCTTTCTCCTGATAAAGATTATGTTGGCTTGATTTATGGCTCTGGTAATCTACTTTTGGCTAATTTATTAGCAGTAATTTTTACAATTGTTTTCTCTGCTGTGATGAGTTTGGTGATTATCAAAGGGATTACTCTGTTTATGCCGATTCGTGTCACTGACCGAGCTGAGGCAATTGGACTTGATGATAGTGAACATGAGGAAACTGCTTATCCTACGTTTTTGGGATTGGATTCTTGA
- a CDS encoding GH36-type glycosyl hydrolase domain-containing protein, which yields MGKKIGVNRTVLKTISNGDLEISFVATGDIHTIKHKNIFLNQLIGQEIDGSITNIYLRIFEINEIKSYPLLGKNSDSRFWIGKSQAKWTGRIADISYEVKLSLTETSWFWEVRLDGVSKKVDVVYVNDIGLADGNALRSNEAYNAQYINHQVFEEGGYKLFSRQNQVQSTGFPTLETGAFGDLSVTGYLTDGFQFFGKSFKQTRKPEALEKIEFDNEVYQYEMSLIALKTEAILLNGQKSVTFYELYQADSKTLKNAPTHDFPHLSNEDLIEVSLTKPKVKMDQQLNGRLLSNEELRQQYPNAKFEEVANGQILSGFTQQNTHFVSLAKELIVEREHGEIFLSGNSKSIKNRGIATSSFIYGLFNAQLVIGNTNMNKLLSNQRDHLNLHQVSGQRIFVKVGNDYQMLGIPSTFEMGYNFAEWTYVLPDDTLIVRNFAANQENSIQLEIESQSGKIYEFLFLNQVIMDEMEYKSELQVNVVDSMTYEFTAGEDSASQIGNPALRYQMVFSQPVGLLESEHLFDGTTFIEDGLVIFKVKANQLKVKMTGSLDGNIEHFDFLDFVQEKQKYKVYIENQLLNQFRFTSKHKTFEKLNTILPWYTHDMLIHYLSPHGLEQYGGAAWGTRDVSQGPLEFFLATQQPEVAREILLELFSHQFEDDGTWPQWFMFDEYQPIFSDESHGDVIVWPFFAVAEYLEQTGDFSLLREQVPFVSRSTQTFTEQTFSFDEHLQKELQYIKNHFLKGTYLSAYGNGDWDDTLQPANSELKEHMTSSWTDALTYQALQKFAQAIREIRPDESKNLIELAKAIKADFEKYLIPEGTISGFALQNRDGSFEAMIHPKDKKTNIQYRLLPMNRSIIAEVADNEQMEHNLELIEQHLIFNDGVRLMNHSPAYHGGISTHFKRAEQAANFGREIGLLYVHAQIRYVEAMAKVGRAKEAWKALEQTIPVGLQEVVNNAEPRQANVYFSSSDGDFKTRYAAQENFDKLKSGNIGVKGGWRLYSSGPGIFTNQVIAHLAGIEMTASGLKVDPVFPEDMDEVCFDFNINGKNLHFNLSKGETYAAIIDNQLIDSENVYNPYRKSGILIKNSELLVLRDNSSIYITV from the coding sequence ATGGGGAAGAAAATCGGTGTAAACCGTACGGTACTTAAAACTATTTCAAATGGTGATTTAGAAATTAGTTTTGTTGCAACTGGCGATATTCACACGATCAAACACAAAAATATTTTTCTAAATCAACTTATCGGGCAAGAGATTGACGGTTCTATTACTAATATTTATCTTCGAATTTTTGAAATCAACGAAATCAAATCTTATCCACTCTTAGGTAAAAATTCAGATTCACGGTTTTGGATAGGAAAATCTCAAGCAAAATGGACTGGAAGGATTGCAGATATTTCCTATGAAGTAAAGTTGAGCTTAACTGAGACCTCTTGGTTTTGGGAAGTGAGACTTGATGGTGTTTCGAAAAAGGTAGATGTTGTCTATGTTAACGATATTGGACTGGCAGATGGTAATGCATTGCGAAGCAACGAGGCTTATAATGCTCAATACATTAATCATCAAGTTTTTGAAGAAGGAGGCTACAAGCTTTTCAGCCGCCAAAATCAAGTTCAATCCACAGGTTTTCCAACACTTGAAACAGGAGCTTTTGGTGATTTAAGCGTGACGGGATATTTGACAGATGGTTTTCAGTTCTTTGGAAAATCATTTAAGCAAACAAGAAAACCGGAAGCACTAGAAAAAATTGAATTTGATAACGAAGTCTATCAGTATGAAATGTCCCTGATTGCTCTGAAAACCGAGGCTATTTTACTCAATGGGCAAAAGTCAGTGACTTTCTACGAACTTTATCAAGCTGATAGTAAAACGCTCAAAAATGCCCCTACACATGATTTTCCGCATCTATCCAATGAGGATTTAATTGAAGTTTCGCTAACGAAACCGAAGGTAAAAATGGATCAGCAGCTCAATGGTCGTCTTCTGAGTAACGAGGAACTCCGTCAACAGTATCCTAATGCAAAGTTTGAAGAAGTTGCCAATGGCCAAATTTTATCTGGATTCACTCAGCAGAATACACATTTTGTCAGTTTAGCTAAAGAACTAATTGTTGAGCGAGAACACGGTGAAATTTTCCTCTCTGGGAATTCTAAGTCCATCAAAAATAGAGGAATTGCAACGAGCAGTTTTATCTACGGATTGTTTAATGCTCAACTTGTCATTGGTAATACCAATATGAACAAATTATTATCAAATCAACGTGACCATCTCAATTTGCATCAGGTTTCAGGTCAACGTATTTTTGTAAAAGTTGGAAATGACTATCAAATGTTAGGGATTCCTTCAACTTTTGAAATGGGTTATAATTTTGCTGAATGGACCTATGTTCTACCAGACGATACACTGATTGTTAGAAACTTTGCGGCGAATCAAGAAAATAGTATTCAACTTGAAATTGAGTCACAATCGGGTAAAATTTATGAGTTCCTGTTTCTTAATCAAGTCATCATGGATGAGATGGAATATAAAAGTGAGTTGCAGGTAAATGTGGTTGACTCGATGACTTATGAATTTACAGCAGGTGAGGATTCAGCGAGTCAGATAGGAAATCCTGCACTCCGCTATCAAATGGTATTTAGTCAACCTGTTGGATTGCTTGAGTCAGAGCATCTGTTTGATGGAACAACTTTCATTGAAGATGGTCTAGTCATCTTTAAAGTAAAAGCAAATCAGCTAAAAGTGAAAATGACTGGAAGTCTTGATGGAAATATTGAGCACTTTGATTTTTTGGATTTTGTTCAAGAAAAACAAAAATACAAAGTCTATATTGAAAACCAACTACTCAACCAGTTCAGATTTACAAGTAAACATAAAACATTTGAAAAATTAAACACTATCTTGCCTTGGTATACCCATGATATGCTCATTCATTACCTTAGTCCTCATGGTTTAGAGCAGTATGGTGGTGCGGCTTGGGGGACACGTGACGTTTCGCAGGGTCCTCTTGAATTCTTCCTTGCGACACAACAGCCAGAAGTAGCACGTGAGATTTTGTTGGAATTGTTTAGTCATCAGTTTGAAGATGATGGGACTTGGCCCCAATGGTTTATGTTTGATGAATATCAACCGATTTTTTCTGATGAAAGTCATGGAGATGTGATTGTTTGGCCGTTCTTTGCGGTTGCTGAATACTTAGAGCAAACTGGAGACTTCAGTTTGCTTCGTGAGCAAGTTCCTTTCGTATCACGTTCGACACAAACATTTACTGAACAAACTTTTAGCTTTGATGAGCATTTGCAAAAAGAACTTCAATATATTAAAAATCACTTTCTTAAAGGGACATATTTGTCTGCCTATGGGAATGGCGACTGGGATGATACCTTGCAACCAGCGAATAGTGAGCTTAAAGAGCATATGACTTCAAGTTGGACAGATGCCTTGACTTATCAGGCATTACAAAAATTTGCTCAAGCAATTAGAGAAATTCGTCCAGACGAGTCTAAGAATTTGATAGAGTTAGCAAAAGCAATCAAAGCTGATTTTGAGAAGTATCTCATTCCAGAGGGGACAATCTCTGGTTTTGCTTTACAAAATCGAGATGGAAGCTTTGAGGCAATGATTCACCCCAAAGATAAAAAAACAAATATCCAATATCGTCTTCTACCGATGAATAGATCAATTATTGCAGAGGTTGCAGATAATGAACAGATGGAGCATAACTTAGAATTGATTGAGCAGCATTTGATTTTTAATGATGGTGTGCGTTTGATGAATCATTCTCCAGCATATCATGGTGGGATTTCTACGCACTTTAAGCGAGCCGAACAAGCTGCTAATTTTGGACGAGAAATTGGATTACTTTATGTGCATGCGCAGATTCGCTATGTTGAGGCGATGGCAAAGGTAGGCAGAGCTAAAGAAGCTTGGAAAGCGCTTGAGCAAACGATACCAGTCGGACTGCAAGAAGTAGTAAATAATGCTGAACCGCGACAAGCAAATGTCTATTTTTCTAGTAGCGATGGTGATTTTAAAACGCGCTATGCAGCTCAGGAAAATTTTGACAAGCTCAAATCGGGAAATATCGGCGTAAAAGGTGGTTGGCGTCTTTATTCATCAGGGCCAGGTATCTTTACGAACCAAGTCATTGCTCATTTAGCGGGAATTGAGATGACTGCGAGTGGACTCAAGGTTGATCCAGTATTTCCAGAGGATATGGATGAAGTTTGTTTTGATTTCAATATTAACGGAAAAAATCTTCATTTCAATCTGAGCAAAGGGGAGACATATGCAGCTATCATTGATAATCAATTAATTGATAGTGAAAATGTATACAATCCGTATCGTAAATCAGGAATTCTTATAAAAAATAGTGAACTATTAGTATTAAGAGACAATAGCTCAATTTACATCACAGTGTAG